A stretch of Castanea sativa cultivar Marrone di Chiusa Pesio chromosome 2, ASM4071231v1 DNA encodes these proteins:
- the LOC142626392 gene encoding uncharacterized protein LOC142626392, which translates to MQVVSQARRLSRALKSPILLNSDRFLAPDFRFLESPLTSLQCPNHHSFSSLTPCFSGMIQSNHLRTAQQPMYLMMSRASFASEASTAERNPTEAVKELYDKMLDSVVVKRSMPPNAWLWSLLENCKNHDDIKLLFDILEKLRRFRLSNLRIHENFNCNLCREIAKTCARVGALDYGKKALWKHNVYGLTPSIGSAHHLLLYAKNHNNTKLMVEIMKLLKRNDLPLQPGTADIVFSICYNMDNWELMSKYSKRFVKAGVKLRQTAFDVWMEFAAKIGDTETLWKIEKLRSESMKQHSLVTGFSCAKGFLLEHKPEDAAGIIQVLNQTLSDAKKSGITTELQKLVNEWPLEVIKCQKEEDRKALATSLKSDIPAMVSGLLGMGLEVSVNVEDLTSKEGNLY; encoded by the exons ATGCAAGTGGTTTCGCAAGCTCGCAGACTCTCTAGGGCTCTCAAATCTCCGATTCTTCTCAACTCGGACCGATTCCTCGCTCCCGATTTCCGATTCCTTGAATCTCCTCTCACTTCTCTTCAATGTCCAAACCACCACAGCTTCTCCTCCCTGACCCCCTGCTTTTCAG GGATGATTCAAAGCAATCATTTGCGAACGGCACAACAGCCGATGTATTTGATGATGTCAAGGGCGTCTTTTGCTTCAGAGGCGAGTACCGCTGAAAGAAACCCCACAG AGGCTGTGAAGGAGCTTTATGACAAAATGCTTGATTCGGTGGTTGTTAAAAGATCGATGCCCCCTAATGCTTGGTTATGGTCGTTGcttgaaaattgtaaaaaccATGATGACATTAAACTTCTATTTGACATTTTAGAGAAGCTCCGAAGATTT AGACTTTCAAATCTTCGTATTCATGAGAATTTTAATTGCAATCTGTGCCGAGAAATTGCTAAGACATGTGCTCGTGTAGGGGCCCTTGACTATG GGAAGAAGGCCTTGTGGAAGCATAATGTGTATGGCTTGACTCCTAGTATTGGATCTGCCCACCATTTACTG TTATATGCTAAAAATCACAACAATACTAAACTCATGGTAGAAATAATGAAACTTCTGAAGAGGAATGATTTACCACTGCAACCTGGTACAGCCGATATTGTTTTCAG CATTTGTTACAACATGGATAATTGGGAGTTGATGTCCAAGTACTCAAAAAGGTTTGTCAAGGCTGGAGTAAAATTGCGACAAACTGCATTTGATGTATGGATGGAATTTGCTGCAAAAATAG GAGATACTGAGACACTATGGAAAATAGAGAAGTTGAGATCCGAGTCAATGAAGCAGCACTCTCTTGTGACTGGTTTTTCATGCGCTAAG GGTTTCCTATTAGAACATAAGCCTGAGGATGCTGCTGGCATCATTCAAGTCCTAAATCAG ACTTTATCTGATGCAAAGAAGTCAGGCATCACGACTGAACTCCAAAAGCTGGTAAACGAGTGGCCTTTGGAGGTTATCAAATGCCAAAAAGAAGAGGATAGGAAG GCATTAGCTACATCTTTGAAATCAGATATTCCTGCTATGGTTAGTGGTCTATTAGGCATGGGCTTAGAGGTGAGTGTAAATGTTGAAGACCTAACCAGTAAAGAAGGTAATCTGTATTGA